aaaatacagtAATCATTTTAGTTCTCATTGGAGAAGATACAGTCTTTCAACCTTCAAATAAAGTGGCCTACAATTGGACAAATTTTTTGTGATAGGAAATGCCACATAAATTATCGAAAGGTGTAacacttaataaaaaaaagaagcaaagatCGAAACCGCAAtgcaaagaataaaagaaagatatgTAGCAATCAGCACAGAGAAGAAAAATACAATGAAAAGCTAGTCAACAAGGTCCTAAGAATACCTGTAAGCGAGTCTTAATGGTATCCAATGGAGTTGTGATGCAGGAAGCTGTAGCACCTGCGATGATTCCTCCAGCAGCTTGCACTGCCACAATTGTCGATAGACTAGGAGCTACTTCCTTTAGGTCTGTGCCCTGGCCCAAGAACCTAGAAAAATCGTAGTACATACTAAGCCAAAGCTAAATCAAGAAGAATGCAACAAATGCCATCCCCTTTGGATGCCTACATTTGATCTAAGAATAAGGGTGTATTAGGCATTAATTGGCCTAGCTTGTGTGGTGTGGCATCCCTAGCATCCCTCCCTCACCAACAAAAtatcaagagaaaaaaaaacctattgtTACCAGCTCTAAAAGCACATTCAACTCTTTGTCAGAAAGAAAATTAAGCCAACCGAAAACAAAAGAGAGAAGCTAACAACAAAAGTATTCATGACTAACCTCCAGATAACACGTTGGCTAGAACCATAACTAGCCCACCATACAGCACTGGATGGAGAGTAAGTCATGACTGACAAACCAAATCCTCTGTATAATCCTCGGATTCCATAAGACTTTAAAACCTTACGAGCAACATCTAGACCTCCGTTGTACTTTGCATGGCCTGAGTATCCTTGGACCATCAACTTTTGACTAATCTGTGCATAATTCATGACAAGGAAATTTACCCCTTCGGCTTTAGATAAAGGATAAAGAGCAATAAGGGCAGCATCTTTAATAGATGGAGTGAAATTTATTCTGCATTTGAGCAGTTCAAAGAGAGTCTGGAGTACGGACACCAGTCACTCAGACACCTACTATGAGAAACTTCTAGCAGGAAATGCATATAGTACGCACAGCCACAGTTATATTTTTAGGGTGGAGGGAGGGGGGACAATTTCATCGAACTTGGTAGGCTGCAGCAAGTAgttttgtgtatatataaaataaaacactaaattaAGCTAGAGAGAAAACTTTCTCATGTAAGAATCTGAAGTACAGACCACATCAATTGGAACAAAAACAGCTTGAGCAAACAGAGATGCAGTCATTCCAGCAATTCCATTTGCTATAGCAGCTTGCGTAGGTTCAGAGAATTTAAATGGTTCAACCATGCTGAAAGCAGCCACTTTTGTAGTTTCCAGAGCAGTGAGAAATATCACCCTGGCAGGAATCGCACCAGTGATGACTGTTCCAAACCCTCGATAGAGACCAGGGATTCCATCTGTTTTCAGTATGCCTCTAATAACAGAAAAAGCACTTCTCTCTGCAGTGTCCTTCGAAGCAACCTGAAGCCTAGTTTTTACAACAGAGACTGGGTATAATGCTACTGTAACTCCAGTAAAGATTCCAGCTCCAACAACGTAAAATTTAGTTTTGTCGAGTCTGCATCAACAGAAGAAGCTAATAAACATGAAAGAGTTACAAACAAAAGAACTTACAGCGGTAAAAAGAAACTATACGCAAATCTCTGAAGACACTAAAATACCAATCAAGATAACACAAACAAGGATTTCCATTAAGATTTTAACTAAGAAATTTATCTAGTTTCAAAATCCTTCATTATTAGTTGAATAAGGTTCCATCAgctaataaagtgacaaaaaattgattaaatgaagagCAAATTATCGCACAAAATGCGCAAAGTCTACTAAGCAATTAAAAGGAGAAAAGCCAAGAAATGTTAAAGGATAAGAAATTAAGAATAATCTCTATACCCAATTCTTAGACAACAATAATCTCTATACCCAATTCTTTGAACTAAaacaaaacacacacacaaaaaaaaaaaaaatcttagagGAAATTATTCAGCTATTCGAACAGTTCAATAGAAATCAAATCTAGATTTTAACCCTTAAGCCATTGCACACAAAAATAGATAAACTAAAACCTACCTTATTGCAAAGACCTAGCTTAATAAAAAGATAGAAATCAACCAAACTACACCCTAAAACTTGATtacaaaatcaacaaaagaaaaaaattaaacagtTGTAGCTGGATAAATGAAACTAGCTCAAACAattcatttacaaaatttaaaaataaaaaataaagcgtaaaaacaaactaaaatcgGATCAAATAGAAgatattaagtttaaaaataattaaaaagattaactAATGAAAATACTTACTTGTCCCAATTAATCTCCGTCTGACCAAAAGTCTGCATTCGCGAATTCGAAGCTTCCATTCTATAATCGattgaaaataatttgatttttttttttagaaaccCTCAAactaatttcttcaataatccACTTTTTTCTTCCAAGAAAtcatttgaaaagaaagaaagaaaggaactgagaagatttctttttcctttttctttctttttataagtattttaattttggggggttttgtttttcctctttAAAGGTgcaaattattcttttttaatataaaattaaattaataaaaagtttgTTCCCCACGGCTTTGGACATTGCTTGACCGCGAATTAGGTTTCATTGGCGGCTGATTTTTGTATATCAGACATAAAGCAACGTCTATTTAcggatttattttaaattaaattaatttaaaaatatttttaaaaaaaaaaaaataaataggtttaaatttataagtatttttaaaaatttatgtaactgttagatttaatcattttaaataaatttacctttaattaattcatataaataaaataaaaagaaaatattaatataaattattatttttattttactttaattttagttgatattgatgttatttgtgtttttcttaTGTTATGCAAATGAACAGAACTGATGATGAATCAAGTAGACGAAATTATTTTCatccataaaataaataaaatttatatgaatacTAAAACAATTACTCAAATGAATTTATCACTAAATTTTTACAGAGTT
The Gossypium raimondii isolate GPD5lz chromosome 8, ASM2569854v1, whole genome shotgun sequence DNA segment above includes these coding regions:
- the LOC105790549 gene encoding uncharacterized protein LOC105790549 — protein: MEASNSRMQTFGQTEINWDKLDKTKFYVVGAGIFTGVTVALYPVSVVKTRLQVASKDTAERSAFSVIRGILKTDGIPGLYRGFGTVITGAIPARVIFLTALETTKVAAFSMVEPFKFSEPTQAAIANGIAGMTASLFAQAVFVPIDVISQKLMVQGYSGHAKYNGGLDVARKVLKSYGIRGLYRGFGLSVMTYSPSSAVWWASYGSSQRVIWRFLGQGTDLKEVAPSLSTIVAVQAAGGIIAGATASCITTPLDTIKTRLQVMGHEKRPSTRQVIKNLIADDGCKGFYRGLGPRFFSMSAWGTSMILAYEYLKRLCVKDD